A section of the Nitrospinaceae bacterium genome encodes:
- a CDS encoding phosphonate ABC transporter substrate-binding protein — translation MAFLICLVIPIPHAETAELGTEKNPVRMMFVPSGDAQVILEEGREIARQLRRVTGLYFSTSIATSYAAVIEAMGADKVDIGWLATFSYVLAKDKYDVDLLLIVVRFGKPFYRGQIMVRADSGMKTLADLKGKTVAYVDPASTSGHLYPKALLKAQGHDPETFFSKSMFAGSHNAVILSLLKGEVDAGAAYDGIRASVAKSYPDVFKKIKVIAYTEDIPNDTVTARKGLSAELKKRIIEGLKQVSKTPEGSKVLKRVYGISGLMDLDAFFDPVRKASRLLGLDLETPGRGK, via the coding sequence TTGGCTTTTCTGATTTGTCTGGTTATTCCTATCCCGCATGCAGAAACGGCTGAGCTGGGAACCGAGAAAAACCCGGTCCGGATGATGTTCGTTCCTTCGGGAGACGCTCAGGTGATTCTTGAAGAGGGCCGGGAAATCGCCCGCCAGTTGCGGCGCGTTACGGGGTTGTATTTTTCAACATCTATAGCCACCAGTTACGCGGCGGTGATCGAGGCGATGGGCGCGGATAAAGTCGACATCGGATGGCTGGCCACCTTCAGTTATGTTTTGGCGAAAGATAAATATGATGTGGACCTGTTGTTGATCGTGGTTCGCTTTGGAAAACCTTTTTACCGCGGCCAGATCATGGTCCGGGCTGACAGCGGCATGAAAACACTGGCGGATCTAAAAGGCAAAACCGTGGCCTACGTGGACCCGGCCTCCACTTCCGGGCATCTGTACCCAAAAGCGCTTCTGAAGGCTCAGGGTCACGACCCTGAAACATTTTTTTCCAAATCGATGTTTGCCGGCTCTCATAATGCGGTGATTCTGTCGTTATTAAAAGGAGAGGTCGATGCTGGCGCCGCCTATGACGGAATCCGTGCCTCTGTGGCCAAAAGTTACCCCGACGTTTTTAAAAAAATCAAGGTGATCGCCTACACGGAGGATATTCCCAACGATACGGTGACGGCGCGCAAAGGGCTATCGGCGGAGCTGAAAAAGCGGATCATAGAGGGCTTGAAGCAGGTTTCCAAAACTCCGGAAGGGAGTAAGGTCTTGAAGCGCGTTTACGGGATCAGTGGATTGATGGACCTGGACGCTTTTTTTGATCCGGTTCGCAAGGCCAGCCGTTTGCTGGGGTTGGATCTGGAAACTCCCGGCCGCGGAAAGTGA
- a CDS encoding SAM-dependent methyltransferase produces MSTQSQSIDENKLHEFMGKMVGDLAAASSGVLVVIGQKLGLYKALAEHGPLNADDLAERTGTTARYVLEWLSNQAASGYVQYDPEKSHFSMTAEQAVVFADEESPFYMGGGFTSIASLFADEPKISNAFRTGEGVSWGAHDSCLFCGVAKFFKPTYKAHLIPSWIPALDGVQGKLEKGGEAADVGCGFGHSTLLMAETFPNSHFYGFDFHQPSIDQAKQLALEKGLKNVTFETAKAKEFPGESYDLVTFFDCLHDMGDPAGAAKHVYSKLDPNGTWMIVEPFANDSLEQNLNPVSQVYYSFSTTVCTPSSLSQEVGLALGAQAGEKRLREVVTSGGFKQFRRVAETPFNMVLEARR; encoded by the coding sequence ATGTCAACTCAATCGCAATCCATCGATGAAAACAAATTGCACGAATTCATGGGGAAAATGGTCGGCGATCTGGCAGCCGCTTCCAGCGGAGTGCTGGTGGTGATTGGCCAAAAGCTGGGATTATACAAGGCGCTTGCCGAACACGGTCCTCTGAATGCCGACGACCTGGCGGAACGCACCGGGACAACGGCAAGATATGTTTTAGAATGGCTTTCGAACCAGGCCGCATCGGGCTATGTACAGTACGACCCGGAAAAAAGCCATTTCTCCATGACTGCGGAACAAGCGGTGGTGTTCGCGGATGAAGAAAGTCCGTTTTATATGGGGGGAGGATTCACTTCGATCGCTTCATTGTTTGCCGACGAGCCAAAAATTTCTAATGCGTTCCGCACGGGCGAGGGGGTTTCCTGGGGGGCTCACGACTCCTGTCTGTTCTGCGGTGTGGCCAAATTTTTCAAACCCACTTACAAAGCTCACCTGATTCCATCCTGGATTCCCGCCCTGGACGGAGTGCAGGGGAAGCTGGAAAAAGGCGGTGAGGCAGCCGATGTGGGATGCGGTTTTGGACATTCCACTCTGCTCATGGCGGAGACATTTCCGAACAGCCATTTTTACGGGTTCGACTTTCACCAGCCTTCTATCGACCAGGCCAAACAACTGGCACTGGAAAAGGGACTGAAAAACGTGACCTTTGAAACAGCCAAGGCTAAGGAATTTCCCGGTGAATCCTACGACCTGGTCACTTTTTTTGATTGCCTGCACGATATGGGCGATCCGGCGGGAGCCGCCAAACACGTGTACAGTAAACTAGACCCGAACGGCACCTGGATGATCGTGGAACCCTTCGCCAACGACTCTTTGGAACAGAATCTCAACCCTGTGAGCCAGGTGTATTATTCGTTTTCAACGACGGTTTGCACGCCGTCCTCGCTGAGCCAGGAAGTGGGTTTGGCTTTGGGAGCGCAGGCTGGTGAAAAACGGCTTCGGGAAGTGGTGACCTCCGGTGGATTCAAACAATTCCGGCGGGTTGCGGAAACGCCGTTCAATATGGTCCTGGAGGCCCGGCGTTAG
- a CDS encoding nitrite reductase, copper-containing produces the protein MAEKILGPWKSLVGCGIAFMLFAPGNTYAVEKAGVTTAPKVPAPINRTSPAKVAVQFEAKEHEGELADGKKYKFWSFNGTVPGPMVRVRVGDTVEFHLSNHKDSTFPHNIDIHAVNGPGGGAEASLVGAGDKKVFQFKTLNPGLYIYHCASPVPNIPAHIANGMYGLVLVEPENGLPKVDHEFYVVQSEFFTQPSEKKGVLELSMEKGLAEHPDHVVFNGKVGALMGGNALKAKAGDTVRVYFGNIGPNGASSFHIIGEIFDKVHMEGSLDGAVNKNVQTTLVPSAGAVIVEFKIDVPGDYLLVDHSIFRVAKGAVGILSATGKEDPSIFKSIK, from the coding sequence ATGGCAGAAAAAATTTTAGGTCCTTGGAAAAGCTTGGTTGGTTGTGGAATCGCGTTTATGTTGTTTGCACCTGGAAATACGTATGCTGTGGAAAAGGCAGGAGTGACCACCGCGCCCAAGGTTCCCGCTCCTATAAACAGGACTTCCCCTGCCAAAGTGGCTGTTCAATTTGAAGCGAAGGAACACGAAGGGGAACTGGCCGATGGCAAAAAATACAAATTCTGGAGTTTCAACGGGACGGTTCCCGGTCCGATGGTGCGGGTGCGTGTGGGAGACACCGTGGAATTTCATTTATCCAACCATAAAGACAGTACGTTTCCTCACAATATCGATATTCATGCGGTGAACGGTCCCGGCGGTGGGGCGGAGGCCAGCCTCGTGGGAGCGGGTGATAAAAAGGTTTTTCAGTTCAAAACTCTGAATCCGGGTTTGTATATTTACCATTGCGCATCGCCCGTGCCCAATATTCCCGCGCACATCGCCAATGGCATGTACGGGCTGGTTCTGGTGGAACCTGAAAACGGACTTCCCAAGGTGGACCACGAGTTTTATGTCGTGCAAAGCGAATTCTTCACCCAGCCTTCGGAAAAAAAGGGTGTGTTGGAACTATCCATGGAAAAGGGCCTGGCGGAGCATCCCGATCATGTGGTATTTAACGGCAAGGTGGGCGCTTTGATGGGCGGCAACGCGCTCAAGGCAAAAGCGGGAGATACGGTCCGAGTGTATTTCGGCAATATCGGTCCGAACGGTGCTTCTTCTTTTCATATCATCGGTGAAATATTTGACAAGGTGCATATGGAAGGATCGTTGGACGGTGCAGTGAATAAAAATGTGCAGACCACCCTGGTGCCTTCCGCGGGAGCGGTCATCGTCGAGTTCAAGATAGATGTGCCGGGGGATTACCTGCTTGTGGACCACAGCATTTTCCGTGTGGCCAAGGGCGCGGTGGGAATTCTGTCCGCCACCGGTAAAGAGGATCCATCCATTTTCAAATCGATTAAATGA
- the mobBA gene encoding molybdenum cofactor guanylyltransferase → MDVYWEQFKTPFLCFAGFSGVGKTTLLEGLIKRFNAENFSVGYYKHDAHRFRMDKEGKDTDRAKQAGAGIIAINDPSHFAMVGDNDFRKWTITHALEQCDCILIEGYKKSPFNKVVFLDAKGSLPIPVDTPGIKAIVHQGVIGDAKLKALDVPVFHRDDLENIYEFVRNHFVNCASSLYGAVFVGGQSKRMGKPKFSLSYNGVSETERMIKVLNQSCDKIFLSSRSDLDMGPLADRAGVDRVNDDHIGLGPVGGLATLMAAHPDKAWMITACDMPFLDIKNFEIILNERDPLRYGTCFTQKGQRGFEPMCAIYEPKFILPLYEAMSRRELSLSRIIRELPFKLVKVPEKDRYNFMNINTPEEYEVARVKREQENAGL, encoded by the coding sequence ATGGACGTGTACTGGGAGCAGTTCAAAACGCCTTTTCTCTGTTTTGCGGGGTTTTCCGGCGTCGGGAAGACCACCCTTCTGGAAGGCCTGATCAAACGCTTCAATGCCGAGAACTTCAGCGTCGGCTATTACAAACACGACGCCCACCGGTTTCGGATGGATAAGGAAGGCAAGGACACCGACCGTGCCAAACAGGCGGGAGCAGGAATCATCGCCATCAACGACCCCAGCCATTTTGCAATGGTGGGTGACAATGATTTCCGAAAATGGACCATCACCCACGCCCTCGAACAGTGCGACTGCATACTCATCGAAGGCTACAAAAAATCTCCCTTTAATAAGGTGGTTTTTTTAGACGCCAAAGGATCGTTGCCCATTCCTGTAGACACTCCGGGAATCAAGGCGATTGTGCATCAGGGAGTGATCGGCGATGCAAAACTTAAAGCGCTGGATGTTCCGGTATTCCACCGCGACGACCTGGAAAACATTTACGAATTTGTGCGCAACCATTTTGTCAACTGCGCAAGCTCCCTGTATGGCGCGGTGTTTGTCGGCGGACAAAGCAAGCGCATGGGAAAACCCAAATTTTCACTTTCTTATAATGGCGTGTCGGAAACCGAGCGCATGATAAAAGTCTTGAATCAGTCCTGCGATAAAATTTTCCTTTCGTCGCGGTCCGATCTCGATATGGGGCCGCTGGCCGACCGGGCTGGAGTTGACCGGGTCAACGACGACCACATCGGATTAGGACCGGTCGGAGGACTGGCCACGCTGATGGCGGCCCATCCCGACAAAGCCTGGATGATCACCGCCTGCGACATGCCCTTTCTGGACATCAAGAACTTTGAAATCATCCTCAACGAGCGCGACCCCTTAAGGTACGGAACCTGTTTCACGCAAAAGGGACAACGCGGTTTCGAGCCCATGTGCGCGATTTACGAACCCAAATTCATTCTGCCTCTTTACGAAGCCATGTCCCGGCGCGAGCTTTCCCTATCGCGAATCATCAGAGAGCTTCCCTTCAAGCTGGTCAAAGTACCGGAGAAGGACCGATATAATTTTATGAACATCAATACTCCCGAGGAGTATGAAGTCGCCCGTGTCAAACGGGAACAGGAGAATGCCGGATTATGA
- the ppiB_2 gene encoding peptidyl-prolyl cis-trans isomerase: MNVFYRMVGVVILGVFSMAAVVQAEEVAVIETTKGTIEISFMDDKAPGHVKNFKDLAKKRFYDGTTFHRVIPGFMIQGGDPNSKSTDKSQHGMGGPGYTIKAEFNDVPHKRGIVSMARSTHPDSAGSQFFIVVKDSPFLDGQYTVFGKVTQGMDVADQIVSAPRDPNNNPNERIEMKTVKIENR; the protein is encoded by the coding sequence ATGAACGTATTTTACAGGATGGTTGGAGTGGTTATATTGGGTGTTTTCTCGATGGCCGCTGTGGTTCAGGCCGAAGAAGTGGCCGTCATCGAAACCACCAAAGGAACGATTGAAATCTCTTTTATGGACGATAAAGCTCCAGGGCATGTCAAAAATTTCAAGGATTTGGCAAAAAAGAGGTTTTATGACGGAACCACGTTTCACCGGGTGATTCCAGGGTTCATGATTCAGGGCGGCGATCCGAATTCCAAAAGTACGGATAAGTCCCAGCACGGTATGGGCGGTCCCGGCTACACCATCAAAGCGGAATTCAACGATGTTCCTCACAAGCGCGGAATCGTTTCCATGGCTCGTTCCACTCACCCGGACAGCGCCGGGTCGCAGTTTTTTATTGTGGTCAAGGATTCTCCATTTTTAGACGGGCAATACACGGTGTTTGGAAAAGTGACACAGGGAATGGATGTGGCGGATCAAATCGTCAGCGCTCCCAGAGACCCCAATAACAATCCCAATGAACGGATTGAAATGAAAACGGTCAAAATCGAAAACCGGTAA
- the aniA gene encoding copper-containing nitrite reductase has translation MIGKSLGKRMGWAGYGILMSLLVAGNSHAAEKAQLTNAPNVPAPIKRTSPATVVVNFEAKEYVGDLGEGIKYKFWSFNGTVPGPMVRVRVGDTVEFHLSNDKKSTQVHNIDIHAVTGPGGGAHVNDVDPGKERIFKFKTLAPGLYIYHCASGGISSIPMHIANGMYGLILVEPEGGLPPVDREYYVMQSEFYLKESDDDPGIYELDYDKGGSENPDRVVFNGKVGGLLEDNVLKAKVGETVRIYFGNIGPNKISSLHMIGEIFDKVYVGGAIGGLVNKNVQTTLVPAAGAAIVEFKVDVPATYVLVDHSIFRITKGAIGMLSAEGKEDPSIFKSIK, from the coding sequence ATGATAGGTAAAAGTCTTGGCAAGCGGATGGGATGGGCTGGCTATGGGATTTTGATGAGCCTGCTTGTGGCAGGAAACAGTCATGCTGCGGAAAAAGCCCAGCTGACCAACGCTCCTAATGTTCCGGCTCCCATTAAACGAACTTCACCGGCCACGGTGGTCGTGAATTTTGAAGCGAAGGAATATGTAGGCGATTTAGGCGAAGGAATAAAATATAAATTCTGGAGTTTCAACGGCACCGTTCCTGGGCCTATGGTGCGAGTGCGTGTGGGAGACACGGTGGAATTTCATTTGTCCAACGATAAGAAAAGCACTCAGGTGCATAACATCGACATCCACGCGGTGACCGGGCCGGGCGGCGGGGCTCACGTCAATGATGTGGACCCTGGGAAGGAACGCATTTTTAAATTCAAAACCCTGGCGCCGGGTTTATACATCTATCATTGTGCATCCGGGGGTATTTCCAGTATTCCCATGCATATCGCTAATGGCATGTATGGCTTGATTCTTGTGGAGCCTGAAGGCGGGCTTCCGCCGGTGGACCGCGAGTATTATGTCATGCAAAGCGAATTTTACTTGAAAGAATCCGATGATGATCCGGGAATCTACGAGTTGGATTACGACAAGGGAGGGAGTGAAAATCCGGACAGGGTGGTTTTTAATGGAAAAGTGGGCGGGTTGCTTGAGGACAATGTTTTGAAAGCCAAAGTCGGTGAGACCGTTCGTATCTATTTTGGTAATATCGGCCCCAATAAAATTTCTTCCCTTCATATGATCGGGGAAATTTTTGACAAGGTTTATGTTGGCGGCGCCATTGGAGGGCTGGTCAACAAAAATGTCCAAACGACACTTGTCCCGGCGGCGGGAGCCGCCATCGTTGAGTTCAAGGTAGATGTGCCTGCGACCTACGTTTTGGTGGACCACAGCATTTTCAGGATCACCAAAGGAGCGATCGGGATGCTTTCAGCCGAGGGAAAGGAGGATCCTTCTATTTTTAAATCTATCAAGTAG
- the ppiB_1 gene encoding peptidyl-prolyl cis-trans isomerase, producing the protein MSEGQQEIAVINTTLGKIEIGFFEDKAPGHVKNFKDLAGKGFYDGTIFHRVIPGFMIQGGDPNSKSEDRSAHGTGSPGYTIKAEFNDVPHKRGILSMARSQDPDSAGSQFFIVVKDSPFLDGQYTVFGEVLDGMDVADEIVNSPRDHNDNPDERIEMTTVTIETR; encoded by the coding sequence ATGTCGGAGGGACAACAAGAGATTGCGGTAATAAACACGACTCTGGGCAAAATAGAGATCGGATTTTTTGAGGATAAAGCGCCGGGGCATGTGAAAAATTTTAAGGATCTGGCGGGTAAGGGATTTTACGATGGAACCATCTTTCACCGTGTCATTCCCGGTTTCATGATTCAGGGCGGAGACCCGAATTCTAAAAGCGAGGACCGTTCGGCGCATGGAACGGGAAGTCCCGGCTACACGATCAAGGCGGAATTCAATGACGTTCCCCACAAGCGCGGCATTTTGTCGATGGCCCGTTCTCAGGACCCGGACAGCGCCGGGTCGCAATTTTTCATCGTGGTCAAGGATTCTCCATTTTTAGACGGGCAATACACGGTGTTTGGTGAAGTGCTCGACGGAATGGATGTGGCGGATGAAATCGTCAACTCTCCCAGGGACCACAACGACAATCCGGACGAACGAATTGAAATGACAACTGTGACGATCGAAACCCGGTAG
- a CDS encoding TetR family transcriptional regulator: MNVTKTQEKLLQAATGLMLSKGYPATTVDEICEKAGVSKGSFYHAFPSKEELGLVLLEWYHQGGREKIFDGPFNEVQDPRQKMLAFVDHMDKLAKELWGNGCLLANLGMELAETNPRIRTRISKLFKKLEARLELIFLPAACGNGNKGHATAKELAEQFVVMLEGSIVLARVNKDWKVVTRGFRNFRNHLEALSS, encoded by the coding sequence ATGAATGTCACGAAGACGCAAGAAAAATTATTGCAGGCCGCGACGGGTTTGATGCTGTCCAAGGGATATCCGGCGACCACGGTGGATGAAATCTGTGAAAAAGCCGGGGTGAGCAAAGGGAGCTTTTATCATGCGTTTCCTTCAAAGGAGGAACTGGGTCTCGTCCTGCTGGAATGGTATCACCAGGGCGGGAGAGAGAAAATTTTTGATGGCCCGTTCAATGAGGTCCAGGACCCCAGGCAGAAAATGCTGGCCTTCGTGGACCACATGGACAAACTGGCCAAAGAGCTTTGGGGCAACGGCTGTCTGTTAGCAAATCTGGGTATGGAATTGGCGGAAACCAATCCCAGGATACGCACTCGAATTTCCAAACTGTTTAAAAAACTGGAAGCTCGTCTGGAACTGATCTTCCTGCCCGCCGCCTGTGGGAATGGGAATAAAGGTCATGCGACTGCAAAGGAACTTGCCGAACAATTTGTCGTGATGCTGGAAGGTTCAATCGTTCTGGCGAGGGTCAATAAAGACTGGAAGGTGGTTACCAGAGGTTTTAGAAATTTTCGAAATCATCTGGAAGCGCTGTCCAGCTGA
- the phnC gene encoding phosphonate ABC transporter ATP-binding protein yields MLRIENLEKTYENGTEALRRVSFDVEAGEFVVILGTSGSGKSTLMRCINRLVEPTGGKIFFGEQEITRAGPGELRRLRRKIGMVFQQYNLVSRSSVLTNALTGSLGRLSSWAGLINYFPRDSVLRARGHLRDLGIDEKSVQRAGTLSGGQQQRVGIARALMQQPDIILADEPVSSLDPATSKSIMRILREINQTKGVTILCNLHIPELAREFGRRVLALKAGRVIYDGSPENLDQTLETSLYEPN; encoded by the coding sequence ATGCTGCGAATCGAAAATCTGGAAAAAACTTATGAGAACGGGACTGAGGCTTTGAGGCGGGTTTCATTCGATGTCGAGGCTGGAGAATTTGTGGTGATCCTGGGAACAAGCGGCTCGGGAAAGTCCACTCTTATGCGATGTATCAACCGGTTGGTAGAACCCACAGGCGGGAAAATATTTTTTGGGGAACAGGAGATCACCCGAGCCGGCCCAGGAGAGTTACGCCGCCTGCGCCGCAAGATCGGAATGGTTTTTCAACAGTACAATCTGGTTTCCCGGTCATCGGTTTTGACCAATGCGCTGACAGGAAGTCTGGGGAGACTTTCCTCCTGGGCGGGCTTGATCAACTATTTTCCCCGGGATTCCGTTTTACGGGCCAGGGGGCATTTACGAGATCTGGGTATAGACGAGAAGAGCGTGCAGCGGGCGGGTACGTTGAGTGGCGGCCAGCAACAAAGGGTGGGGATCGCGCGGGCTTTGATGCAACAGCCGGATATTATTCTGGCGGATGAACCGGTTTCGAGTCTGGACCCCGCGACTTCGAAATCCATCATGAGAATTCTGCGGGAAATCAATCAAACAAAGGGTGTGACCATTTTATGCAATCTTCATATTCCTGAACTGGCCAGAGAATTTGGCCGCCGGGTACTGGCTTTAAAAGCCGGGCGGGTGATATATGATGGATCCCCCGAAAATCTGGATCAAACACTGGAAACGAGTCTGTATGAACCCAATTAA
- a CDS encoding putative L-lysine 2,3-aminomutase, producing the protein MPFSIKNLVSKNNGNGHKGNGNSPLKLVGPKPKYLTKLDQIPQLSEDEKTQLDKVSEKFVFRTNDYYQSLIDWDDPNDPIRRIVMPDVQELDEWGQLDASNEEKYTKVRGLEHKYTSTALLLVNEVCAAYCRFCFRKRLFMDENDEVTKDVSEGLQYIKEHKEISNVLLTGGDPLIMSTSKLEPIIQKLRQLDHVKIIRIGTKIPAFNPFRIINDPSLLEMIKKYSTNEKKIYIMAHFNHPRELTAKAVEGLNLLMQAGATLVNQTPLIRGVNDDVNVLADLFNRLSFMGVPPYYVFLCRPTLGNETYSVPIEKGYQIYERARSKCSGLAKRARLVMSHESGKVEVVGMTNEQTFFKYLRAAEDENGARFMAFNRNPEAYWLDDYAETQDQSFEGSFLQLCTENHG; encoded by the coding sequence ATGCCTTTTTCAATAAAAAACCTCGTTTCCAAAAACAACGGCAACGGTCATAAGGGCAACGGAAATAGCCCCCTGAAGCTGGTTGGCCCAAAACCCAAATATCTGACCAAACTGGATCAGATTCCCCAATTGAGTGAGGACGAAAAAACCCAGCTGGACAAGGTCAGCGAAAAGTTCGTTTTTCGCACCAACGACTACTACCAGTCCCTGATCGACTGGGATGACCCGAACGACCCCATCCGGCGCATTGTCATGCCCGATGTCCAGGAACTGGATGAATGGGGCCAGCTGGACGCATCCAACGAAGAAAAGTACACCAAGGTCCGGGGGCTGGAGCACAAATACACCTCCACGGCCTTGTTGCTGGTCAATGAAGTATGCGCCGCCTATTGTCGGTTTTGCTTTAGAAAGCGCTTGTTCATGGATGAAAACGATGAGGTCACCAAGGACGTCTCGGAAGGTCTGCAATACATTAAAGAGCACAAGGAAATAAGCAACGTGCTCCTGACCGGCGGGGATCCTTTAATCATGTCCACCAGCAAGCTCGAGCCCATCATTCAAAAGCTCAGGCAATTGGACCATGTGAAAATCATCCGCATCGGCACCAAAATTCCTGCTTTCAATCCCTTCAGAATCATCAACGATCCTTCCCTCCTGGAAATGATCAAAAAATACAGCACCAATGAAAAGAAGATTTATATCATGGCGCATTTTAACCATCCCAGAGAGTTGACCGCCAAGGCTGTGGAAGGACTGAACCTGCTCATGCAGGCGGGAGCTACCCTCGTCAACCAGACGCCGCTGATCCGGGGTGTGAACGATGACGTTAATGTTCTGGCCGATTTGTTCAACCGGCTCTCCTTCATGGGAGTCCCCCCTTACTACGTATTTTTGTGCCGGCCCACGTTAGGAAACGAAACGTATTCAGTTCCTATCGAAAAGGGATACCAGATTTACGAACGCGCCCGATCGAAATGTTCCGGACTCGCCAAAAGGGCCCGGTTAGTCATGTCGCATGAATCCGGCAAGGTCGAAGTGGTGGGCATGACAAATGAACAGACCTTTTTCAAATATCTTAGAGCGGCAGAAGACGAAAACGGTGCTAGATTCATGGCCTTCAACAGAAACCCTGAAGCCTATTGGCTGGATGATTATGCGGAAACACAGGACCAATCTTTTGAGGGTAGTTTTCTACAGCTTTGCACCGAAAATCATGGGTAG
- the moeA gene encoding molybdopterin molybdenumtransferase MoeA — translation MSQVTVDQALEIILAKIKFKGVEKIPIGEALGRILAEDIVARRNNPPLDNSAMDGYALLAEDIQSASPENPVPLKVTEEIAAGYQSEATLKSGQAFRIMTGAPIPKGANAVIMQEDTERNGNSLSVMDKAEVGENIREAGEDVRAGETVIAKGNPITPAHVGMMAVVGRSQVYVSQRPRVAILSTGDEILDLDEQPTGPCIYNSNGYMLSAQIRSAGGIPVYLGIARDTEEDLMEKFRWALECDLVVSSGGVSVGDYDLVKASLKKLGQDMLFWKVAMKPGKPLAFGKIGETPIFGLPGNPVSSFVSFEQFVRPSIRKVLGCDRLTAKTVQAKLTRTIHKKPGRLHFLSAIVSWNDGETTVTPAQEQGSGILKSTVTANGLLIFPLEADEIKEGTDVSVQLLE, via the coding sequence ATGAGTCAAGTCACCGTCGATCAAGCCCTGGAAATCATTCTCGCGAAAATAAAATTTAAGGGGGTCGAAAAAATTCCCATCGGAGAAGCGCTGGGCCGCATCCTTGCGGAAGACATCGTCGCCCGCAGGAACAACCCGCCGCTCGATAACTCCGCCATGGACGGATACGCCCTTCTCGCGGAAGACATTCAATCCGCCAGCCCGGAAAACCCCGTGCCGCTTAAAGTGACCGAAGAAATCGCCGCCGGGTATCAGTCCGAAGCCACATTGAAATCAGGGCAGGCGTTTCGCATCATGACCGGCGCTCCCATTCCCAAAGGGGCGAACGCGGTGATCATGCAGGAGGACACCGAACGAAACGGCAATTCATTATCAGTGATGGACAAGGCGGAGGTTGGAGAAAATATCCGCGAAGCCGGCGAAGACGTAAGAGCCGGAGAAACCGTGATCGCAAAAGGCAACCCCATCACCCCGGCGCACGTCGGCATGATGGCGGTGGTCGGTCGGTCGCAGGTTTACGTCAGCCAACGGCCGCGTGTTGCGATTCTTTCCACGGGAGACGAGATCCTCGATCTCGACGAGCAACCGACGGGACCCTGCATCTATAACAGCAACGGCTACATGCTCTCGGCCCAGATTCGCTCCGCCGGCGGGATTCCCGTTTATCTGGGCATCGCCCGGGACACCGAAGAAGATCTCATGGAAAAATTCCGCTGGGCTCTGGAGTGCGACCTCGTCGTTTCCTCCGGCGGCGTGTCGGTGGGAGACTATGATTTGGTCAAAGCCAGCCTCAAGAAATTGGGCCAGGACATGCTGTTCTGGAAAGTGGCCATGAAACCGGGCAAACCCCTGGCGTTCGGAAAAATCGGCGAGACACCCATCTTCGGACTGCCGGGCAATCCTGTGTCCTCCTTTGTTTCGTTCGAGCAATTTGTCCGCCCCTCCATCCGCAAAGTTTTGGGCTGTGACCGGTTGACCGCCAAAACCGTTCAGGCGAAATTGACCCGCACGATTCATAAAAAACCGGGCCGGCTGCATTTTCTATCCGCCATCGTTTCCTGGAACGATGGCGAGACCACCGTCACTCCCGCACAGGAACAAGGGTCGGGAATTTTAAAATCCACCGTCACCGCCAACGGACTTTTAATATTCCCCCTCGAAGCGGACGAAATTAAAGAAGGGACGGACGTGTCCGTTCAGTTGCTGGAATGA